A stretch of the Filimonas lacunae genome encodes the following:
- a CDS encoding cation diffusion facilitator family transporter, producing the protein MLLTTARQNLKVQQWITVLSIALFVTKIAAWYLTHSLAILTDALESIVNIMAGVIGLYSLYVAAKPRDTDHPYGHGKAEFVSAAAEGTLVICAGVMVIYETILNFIEQQPIQQLDSGLILIAITAIINYIAGAYCISTGKRNQSIALQSAGKHLQLDTYSTGGIVLGLLVILVTHLYWLDKAIALAMGVFIIFNGYKILRRSLAGIMDEADMELLERLVAILNQNRRHNWVDMHNLRVIKYGSLLHVDCHLTVPWYLNVHEAHVEVDALHKLIRDEFGDAFEMFVHTDGCLPFGCPICIKEDCTKREHPFTHRMEWTLKNLISNVKHNNEAGKLQGI; encoded by the coding sequence GTGCTTTTGACCACAGCCAGACAAAACCTGAAAGTGCAGCAATGGATCACCGTGCTGTCAATAGCTTTATTCGTTACTAAAATAGCCGCCTGGTATTTAACGCATTCACTGGCTATATTAACTGATGCACTGGAAAGCATTGTGAACATTATGGCTGGTGTAATAGGCTTATATAGCCTGTATGTGGCTGCTAAACCACGCGATACCGATCACCCATACGGACATGGCAAGGCCGAGTTTGTATCCGCAGCCGCGGAAGGCACCCTGGTAATTTGCGCTGGTGTAATGGTGATTTATGAAACCATCCTCAATTTTATTGAGCAGCAACCTATTCAGCAACTGGATAGCGGGCTTATATTAATAGCAATTACAGCCATCATTAATTACATAGCCGGCGCCTACTGCATCAGCACCGGCAAACGCAATCAATCTATTGCCCTGCAAAGCGCCGGGAAGCATTTGCAACTGGACACATACTCTACCGGTGGAATTGTACTGGGGCTATTAGTTATTCTTGTTACACACTTATACTGGCTGGATAAAGCCATAGCCCTGGCTATGGGCGTATTTATTATTTTCAACGGGTATAAAATACTCCGCCGCTCGCTGGCTGGCATTATGGATGAAGCAGATATGGAACTGCTGGAACGCCTGGTAGCCATACTCAATCAAAACCGCCGGCATAACTGGGTAGATATGCACAACCTGCGCGTAATTAAATACGGAAGTCTGCTGCATGTAGACTGCCACCTTACTGTTCCCTGGTACCTGAACGTACACGAAGCACATGTGGAAGTGGATGCCCTGCACAAATTGATAAGAGACGAATTTGGAGATGCCTTTGAAATGTTTGTTCACACCGACGGCTGTTTACCTTTTGGCTGCCCTATTTGTATAAAGGAAGATTGCACAAAAAGGGAACATCCTTTTACACACCGGATGGAATGGACATTGAAAAACCTTATTTCCAATGTTAAACACAATAACGAAGCGGGCAAGTTGCAGGGTATTTAG
- a CDS encoding LptF/LptG family permease, which produces MIKRLDKLIIRAFVGPFFATFLISLFVLVMQFFWLYIDDLVGKGLDLFTILKLIGYVAAFNVPMALPLALLLSSIMTFGNLGETFELVAIKSAGIPLVRFMRPLLLVTIGLSGIAFLFANNVIPVVNLKLNALKYDIIVTKPAFDIKEGVFYDKIDGFVIKIGKKEKDDSTIRNVIIYEKAYNLQDRMLVSESGIMRVTPDKKFLEFVLQNGWRYEENGPHNSLSTEFIRLGFKEYKKVMDLSSFKINKTEDSLFKYDPKMLSVRQLTISIDSLNKGFNIFYDRAKRETSAYLTFARFGDSSWKRFKFPVVKKAKSFDAFVADSISSQVTERAVSQINMITSNINQIAVDYSTKRQVLRKHWIEWNRKFTLSVGCLVLFMIGAPLGSIIRKGGLGMPLIFAIIFFVVFYILNTMGEKFAKEGVTSPGVGMWLSTFVLIPIGLFLTVKAMRDSQLFNKEAYFRIFKKLKKLAKKTKEEKLG; this is translated from the coding sequence GTGATAAAAAGACTTGATAAACTCATTATAAGGGCCTTTGTAGGGCCTTTTTTTGCTACTTTTCTTATCTCCCTGTTTGTGTTGGTGATGCAGTTTTTCTGGCTGTACATTGATGACCTGGTAGGTAAAGGGCTTGACCTGTTTACCATCTTAAAGCTGATTGGATATGTAGCCGCCTTTAACGTTCCTATGGCGTTGCCCCTGGCACTATTGCTATCTTCTATTATGACCTTTGGGAACCTTGGCGAAACCTTTGAACTGGTGGCCATTAAATCTGCCGGCATTCCACTGGTACGCTTTATGCGCCCGCTGTTGCTGGTAACTATTGGCTTAAGTGGTATTGCCTTTTTGTTTGCCAACAACGTTATTCCGGTTGTAAACCTGAAACTGAATGCCCTCAAATACGACATCATTGTAACCAAGCCCGCCTTTGATATTAAGGAAGGTGTATTTTACGATAAAATTGATGGCTTCGTAATTAAGATAGGTAAGAAAGAAAAAGATGACAGCACTATCCGCAATGTGATCATTTACGAAAAAGCCTACAATTTACAGGACAGGATGCTGGTATCGGAAAGCGGTATCATGCGCGTTACACCTGATAAAAAATTCCTGGAATTTGTGTTGCAAAATGGCTGGCGGTATGAAGAAAATGGCCCACACAACTCACTAAGTACAGAATTTATCCGCTTAGGCTTTAAAGAGTATAAAAAGGTAATGGACCTGAGCAGTTTTAAGATCAACAAAACAGAAGACTCCCTGTTTAAGTACGATCCTAAAATGCTGAGCGTTCGGCAATTGACCATCTCTATCGACTCGTTAAACAAAGGCTTTAATATCTTCTACGACCGGGCCAAACGGGAAACCAGCGCCTACCTCACTTTTGCCCGTTTTGGCGACAGTAGCTGGAAAAGATTCAAATTCCCAGTTGTTAAAAAAGCAAAAAGCTTTGACGCCTTTGTGGCTGACAGTATCAGTAGCCAGGTTACAGAAAGAGCTGTTTCGCAAATAAACATGATCACCAGTAACATTAACCAGATAGCAGTTGACTACTCTACCAAACGCCAGGTATTGCGTAAGCACTGGATTGAATGGAACAGGAAGTTTACCTTATCAGTAGGTTGCCTGGTGTTGTTTATGATAGGTGCCCCCTTAGGCTCTATCATCCGGAAAGGCGGTTTGGGTATGCCTTTGATCTTTGCTATCATATTCTTCGTTGTTTTCTACATATTAAACACCATGGGTGAAAAGTTTGCCAAAGAAGGCGTTACCTCACCAGGTGTAGGCATGTGGCTTTCCACCTTTGTGTTAATACCGATAGGTTTGTTCCTTACTGTAAAAGCCATGCGCGATTCACAACTGTTCAACAAGGAAGCTTACTTCCGCATATTTAAGAAATTAAAAAAGCTGGCTAAAAAAACGAAGGAAGAAAAGTTAGGATAG
- a CDS encoding START-like domain-containing protein produces MSKKQIYTLEYPVRCSPAILYEFLSTPAGLQEWFADKVDERDNVFSFSWNGGTPDKAELIEKELDKYVRYRWLHLAKEEYFEFRIEKTEITNQTILVIKDFAEKGEIKDQSQLWEYQVKDLFHRLGN; encoded by the coding sequence ATGAGTAAAAAACAGATATATACGCTGGAATACCCTGTAAGATGTTCACCGGCCATTTTGTACGAATTTCTGTCTACCCCGGCTGGCTTACAGGAGTGGTTTGCAGATAAAGTGGATGAGAGGGATAATGTATTCAGCTTTTCCTGGAACGGAGGAACCCCCGATAAAGCAGAACTGATTGAAAAAGAATTAGATAAATATGTTCGTTACCGTTGGTTACACCTGGCTAAAGAAGAATATTTTGAATTCAGGATTGAAAAAACAGAGATCACCAATCAAACCATCCTGGTAATAAAAGATTTTGCAGAGAAAGGTGAAATTAAAGACCAAAGCCAACTTTGGGAATACCAGGTAAAAGATCTGTTTCATCGTTTGGGAAACTAG
- a CDS encoding sigma-70 family RNA polymerase sigma factor: MSMRQLKITKSITNRESQSLEKYLQEIGKVGMVTIEDEVKLAAEIKKGNQLSLEKLVKANLRFVVSVAKQYQNQGLSLPDLINEGNLGLIKAAIRFDETKGFKFISYAVWWIRQSIMQSLAEQSRLVRLPLNKVGLNNRITKACQQLEQEFEREPTPEEVSDLLEISLEEVAASMNINSRHVSMDSPMSDAEDAITLMDVMVNANADSTDRQLDHYESLRQDIARSLLSLTGRQKDVVCYFFGIGVDHPLSLEDIGERFNLTRERVRQIKDKAISKLKTKTCSHLRVYLG, encoded by the coding sequence ATGAGCATGCGCCAATTAAAAATCACCAAATCGATCACTAACCGTGAATCACAAAGTTTAGAAAAATACCTTCAGGAGATTGGCAAAGTGGGAATGGTAACGATTGAAGACGAGGTAAAACTTGCTGCTGAAATTAAAAAAGGTAACCAGCTATCGCTGGAAAAGTTGGTAAAAGCCAACCTGCGCTTTGTGGTTTCTGTTGCCAAACAGTATCAGAATCAGGGCCTTTCGCTGCCCGATTTGATTAATGAGGGCAACCTGGGGCTTATAAAAGCTGCCATCCGGTTCGACGAAACCAAGGGGTTTAAATTTATTTCCTACGCTGTGTGGTGGATCAGGCAAAGTATTATGCAATCGCTGGCCGAGCAAAGCAGGCTGGTGCGTTTGCCGCTGAACAAAGTAGGACTCAACAACCGTATTACCAAAGCCTGCCAGCAGCTGGAGCAGGAGTTTGAGCGGGAGCCTACGCCCGAAGAAGTGTCTGACCTGCTGGAAATTAGCCTGGAAGAGGTGGCGGCCAGCATGAATATCAACTCCCGGCATGTGAGCATGGATTCACCTATGTCTGATGCAGAAGACGCTATTACCCTGATGGATGTGATGGTAAATGCGAATGCCGACAGCACTGACAGGCAGCTGGACCACTACGAATCGTTACGGCAGGATATAGCGCGGTCGTTGCTTTCGCTTACCGGCCGGCAAAAAGATGTGGTGTGTTATTTTTTTGGAATAGGAGTAGATCATCCACTGAGCCTGGAAGATATAGGAGAGCGCTTTAATTTAACCCGCGAACGGGTTCGCCAGATAAAAGACAAGGCTATCAGCAAGCTTAAAACCAAAACCTGTAGCCATTTAAGAGTGTACCTGGGCTAA
- the ffh gene encoding signal recognition particle protein, producing the protein MFQNLSERLESAFKNLKGEARISELNIANTVKDIRRALIDADVNYKIAKEFTDKVKEKALGEKVLNAISPGQLMVKIVQDELAELMGGKEADFSITGNPAVILIAGLQGSGKTTFTGKLANYLKTKKGKSPLVVAADIYRPAAIDQLTVLAEQIGVDIYAERENTDAVAIVQNAIKEAKAKNKNVVIIDTAGRLAVDEVMMTEVANIKAAVNPTEILFVVDSMTGQDAVNTAKAFNDRLDFSGVVLTKLDGDTRGGAALSIQYTVNKPIKFVSSGEKMETLDVFYPERMAQRILGMGDIASLVEKAQEQYDEEQARKLEKKIRKNQFDFQDFLDQLQQIKKMGNLKDLMGMIPGVGKAIKDVDISDDAFKGIEAMINSMTPHERSNPDDITPSRRVRIAKGAGKELSEVNAFMKQFDQMRQMMKMMNKMPMGRMPGMMGRR; encoded by the coding sequence ATGTTCCAGAACCTGTCTGAGAGGTTAGAAAGTGCATTTAAGAACCTGAAAGGCGAAGCCCGCATTTCAGAATTGAATATTGCCAATACCGTAAAGGATATTCGCCGTGCATTAATTGATGCCGACGTTAACTATAAGATTGCCAAGGAGTTTACTGATAAAGTAAAAGAAAAAGCCTTGGGCGAAAAAGTGTTAAACGCTATTAGTCCCGGCCAGTTGATGGTGAAAATTGTGCAGGACGAACTGGCGGAGTTAATGGGAGGTAAGGAAGCGGATTTTTCCATTACCGGCAATCCGGCTGTTATCCTTATTGCAGGTTTACAGGGTAGTGGTAAAACCACTTTTACCGGTAAGCTGGCTAACTATCTCAAAACCAAAAAAGGCAAATCGCCATTGGTGGTGGCAGCAGATATTTACCGTCCGGCGGCGATTGACCAGCTGACCGTACTGGCCGAGCAAATTGGGGTAGATATTTATGCCGAGCGGGAAAATACCGATGCAGTAGCCATTGTACAAAACGCGATTAAAGAAGCGAAAGCTAAAAATAAGAATGTAGTCATCATCGATACTGCCGGCCGTTTAGCGGTAGATGAGGTGATGATGACCGAGGTGGCTAATATCAAGGCTGCCGTAAATCCTACCGAAATCCTGTTCGTGGTAGACTCTATGACTGGTCAGGATGCCGTAAACACCGCCAAAGCCTTTAACGACAGGCTGGACTTTAGTGGTGTGGTGCTTACCAAGTTAGATGGCGATACCCGCGGTGGTGCGGCGCTTTCTATCCAATACACTGTTAACAAGCCCATTAAGTTTGTAAGTAGTGGCGAAAAAATGGAAACGCTGGATGTGTTTTATCCTGAGAGGATGGCACAGCGTATCCTGGGCATGGGTGATATTGCGTCCTTAGTTGAGAAGGCGCAGGAGCAATATGACGAAGAGCAGGCCCGTAAGCTGGAAAAGAAAATCCGCAAAAACCAGTTCGATTTTCAGGATTTTCTGGATCAGTTGCAGCAGATTAAGAAAATGGGTAACCTGAAAGACCTGATGGGAATGATCCCCGGCGTAGGTAAGGCCATTAAAGATGTGGATATCAGCGATGATGCTTTTAAAGGCATAGAAGCAATGATCAACTCAATGACTCCGCACGAACGTTCTAATCCTGACGACATTACGCCTTCCCGCCGTGTGCGCATTGCCAAGGGCGCTGGTAAGGAGTTGAGCGAGGTAAATGCATTTATGAAGCAGTTTGACCAGATGCGTCAAATGATGAAAATGATGAATAAAATGCCCATGGGCCGTATGCCTGGTATGATGGGCAGAAGATAG
- the rpsP gene encoding 30S ribosomal protein S16: MRLQRHGSKKRPFYFIVVADARAPRDGKFIQKIGTYNPLTVPASISLDRQKALEWLHKGAQPTDTVRRILSFKGVLYLKHLLRGVKLGLFDEATAMTKFAKWHEEHEAKLKQRSEENKRTQRAKRPGSAPVRRVAQRNDQPADGAAEA, from the coding sequence ATGAGATTACAGCGCCACGGGAGCAAAAAAAGACCATTCTACTTTATTGTAGTTGCAGATGCCCGGGCCCCTAGGGATGGTAAATTCATCCAAAAGATTGGTACGTACAATCCACTTACTGTACCCGCTTCTATCAGTTTAGACCGTCAGAAAGCGTTGGAATGGTTGCACAAAGGTGCTCAACCTACCGATACAGTTCGTAGAATCCTTTCATTCAAAGGCGTATTGTACCTGAAACACTTGTTAAGAGGTGTGAAATTGGGATTGTTTGATGAAGCTACAGCAATGACTAAATTTGCTAAGTGGCACGAAGAACATGAAGCAAAACTGAAGCAGCGTAGCGAAGAGAACAAAAGAACTCAACGCGCAAAACGTCCAGGTAGTGCTCCTGTAAGAAGGGTTGCACAAAGGAATGATCAGCCTGCTGATGGTGCTGCTGAAGCATAA
- the rimM gene encoding ribosome maturation factor RimM (Essential for efficient processing of 16S rRNA), producing MEYIHIGKIVATFGVKGELVLLHALNKRSTLKGVEAVFIEERAGSWLPYFLESAKAKSHTEAYIKVEGVDTKEAASKLIQKKAWLLDADFRRLAGAKSPVSYLGYQLIHEEEALGPIEEVIEQPHQVLLRITYKGNEALIPLHDETLLKVDRDKQELHVVLPEGLLEIYE from the coding sequence ATGGAATACATTCATATTGGAAAAATAGTGGCCACGTTTGGCGTAAAAGGCGAATTGGTGTTATTACATGCCTTAAATAAAAGAAGCACTTTAAAAGGCGTGGAAGCTGTGTTTATAGAAGAGCGGGCAGGTAGCTGGCTGCCTTATTTTTTAGAAAGTGCCAAAGCAAAATCTCACACAGAAGCTTATATCAAAGTAGAAGGGGTGGATACAAAAGAAGCCGCCAGTAAGCTGATACAAAAGAAGGCATGGCTGCTGGATGCCGATTTCAGAAGGCTGGCAGGTGCTAAATCTCCGGTAAGTTACCTGGGCTACCAGTTAATTCATGAAGAAGAAGCTTTAGGCCCGATAGAAGAAGTAATTGAACAGCCACACCAGGTGTTATTGCGCATTACTTATAAAGGCAATGAAGCACTGATTCCTTTACATGATGAAACTTTACTGAAGGTAGATAGGGACAAACAGGAATTGCATGTGGTGTTACCGGAAGGGTTACTGGAAATTTATGAATAA
- a CDS encoding TatD family hydrolase: MRLIDTHTHLYSDDFSGDRKEMIQRALDAGISRLYMPGIDSTCIDDMLLLEQQYPGVCIPMMGLHPCYVKENYKEELQIVKDWLDKRPFTAIGEIGMDFYWDTTFADQQLEAFNLQMQWALDKNLPIIIHTRNAMQPTIDAVKPFAAKGLTGIFHCFSGSYESAVQIINMGFYLGIGGVITYKNAGLPAVLEKIDLAHMVLETDAPYLTPVPFRGKRNESAYMVHVAEKLADTKQVSIETVAKITSENALKIFRD; this comes from the coding sequence ATGCGTCTAATAGATACTCATACACATTTATATAGTGATGATTTTTCGGGTGACAGGAAGGAAATGATTCAAAGAGCGCTGGACGCGGGTATCAGCCGGTTATATATGCCCGGTATAGATAGTACCTGCATTGATGATATGTTATTGTTGGAACAGCAATATCCGGGAGTGTGTATTCCTATGATGGGATTGCATCCGTGTTATGTAAAAGAAAACTATAAAGAGGAATTACAGATAGTAAAAGACTGGCTGGATAAAAGACCTTTTACGGCTATTGGTGAAATTGGAATGGATTTTTACTGGGACACTACTTTTGCCGATCAGCAACTGGAAGCGTTCAACTTACAAATGCAATGGGCTTTAGATAAAAATCTGCCTATTATTATTCATACCCGCAATGCCATGCAGCCTACTATAGATGCTGTAAAGCCGTTTGCCGCAAAAGGATTAACGGGTATATTTCATTGTTTTAGTGGTAGCTATGAAAGTGCTGTGCAAATTATTAACATGGGCTTTTATTTAGGGATAGGGGGCGTAATTACCTATAAAAATGCCGGCTTGCCTGCTGTACTGGAAAAAATAGACCTGGCGCATATGGTGCTGGAAACTGATGCACCTTACCTTACGCCGGTACCTTTCAGGGGTAAAAGAAACGAAAGTGCCTATATGGTGCATGTAGCTGAGAAACTGGCAGATACCAAACAGGTAAGCATAGAAACAGTGGCAAAAATTACTTCTGAAAATGCTTTGAAAATTTTCCGCGATTAA
- the yiaA gene encoding inner membrane protein YiaA, with product MEQKLSQQQQPSNAFIAASWICLIAGMVAYNIGLWNAEMQLNEKGYYFTVLLFGLFSAISVQKSVRDQLEGIPVTNLYYGLAWFTTLLSVLLLTIGLWNAAMSKSEKGFYAMSYTLSLFAAIAVQKNTRDMKSAQQQQSTNTTDNSQRTEPTERFKNF from the coding sequence ATGGAACAGAAACTCAGCCAACAACAACAACCTTCTAATGCTTTTATCGCTGCTTCCTGGATTTGCTTAATAGCAGGTATGGTCGCTTACAATATTGGATTATGGAATGCAGAAATGCAGCTAAACGAAAAGGGGTATTATTTTACAGTATTACTATTCGGCCTTTTTTCCGCTATTTCGGTACAAAAATCAGTTCGTGACCAGCTGGAAGGTATTCCGGTAACTAACCTTTATTATGGTTTGGCCTGGTTTACCACCCTACTGTCTGTTCTGTTGCTTACCATTGGCCTATGGAACGCTGCTATGTCTAAAAGCGAAAAAGGCTTTTACGCCATGTCGTACACCTTAAGTTTGTTTGCAGCCATTGCGGTTCAAAAAAACACCCGCGATATGAAAAGCGCACAACAGCAACAATCAACAAACACTACTGATAACAGCCAGCGTACAGAACCAACAGAACGTTTCAAAAATTTTTAA
- a CDS encoding Crp/Fnr family transcriptional regulator encodes MDLLLNHVNKYYPISQEAQHALRDNFEEIVLPKNELLLQEGKVCRHMYFVQQGCLRSFYNLNGKEITHWFGFEDDFVTSFHSFITQKPAIESLQVMEGSVLWAISKDKLTALFNQHHEIERLVRIVYEQYYIRLEERYVNAQFKTAQELYENLLTQNPHILERVPLGYIASFLGMSQETLSRVRNRL; translated from the coding sequence ATGGACCTATTACTGAATCATGTAAACAAATATTATCCCATTAGCCAGGAAGCACAGCATGCCCTGCGCGACAACTTTGAAGAAATTGTGTTACCTAAAAACGAGTTGTTGCTTCAGGAAGGTAAAGTGTGCAGACACATGTATTTTGTGCAGCAAGGGTGTCTTCGCAGTTTTTACAACCTCAACGGTAAAGAAATTACCCATTGGTTTGGTTTTGAAGATGACTTTGTAACCTCTTTTCACAGCTTTATTACCCAAAAACCTGCTATTGAAAGTCTTCAGGTGATGGAAGGCAGCGTGCTATGGGCTATTTCCAAGGACAAACTAACAGCACTGTTTAACCAACATCACGAAATAGAACGACTGGTACGTATTGTATATGAACAGTACTATATACGACTGGAAGAACGCTATGTAAACGCACAGTTTAAAACAGCACAGGAGCTGTATGAGAACCTGCTTACCCAAAACCCACATATTTTAGAAAGAGTTCCGCTGGGCTATATTGCTTCGTTCCTGGGCATGTCGCAGGAAACCTTAAGCCGGGTACGTAACCGCCTTTAA
- a CDS encoding TIGR02117 family protein: MIIIVKKILSIIGYTVITLVVLILIYLLAAYTLSRMSTEKEKDTVAEVPVYILTNGVHTDLVVPVKTEIADWSRAIPFGNTPHTDTTAQWLAFGWGDRGFYLETPTWGDLKFSTAFKAAFSLSTSAIHATYYTAMHEGAQCRKLEISKAQYKRLVDYINNTLVMKEGQPVVIKTSANYGKHDAFYEAKGSYHLFHTCNTWANNGLKSCGQKACKWTIFDTGIFYQYPNK, from the coding sequence ATGATAATCATTGTAAAGAAGATATTGAGCATAATAGGATATACTGTAATAACGCTGGTAGTACTGATTTTGATTTACCTGCTTGCCGCCTATACCCTTTCGCGGATGAGTACGGAAAAAGAAAAAGACACCGTGGCCGAAGTGCCCGTATACATTCTTACCAATGGAGTGCATACCGACCTGGTAGTGCCTGTAAAAACAGAAATAGCCGACTGGAGCCGGGCAATTCCATTTGGCAACACGCCACACACCGATACCACTGCCCAATGGTTGGCCTTTGGCTGGGGCGATCGTGGTTTTTACCTGGAAACCCCCACCTGGGGCGATTTAAAATTCAGCACTGCGTTTAAAGCAGCTTTTAGCCTGAGCACATCGGCTATACACGCCACCTACTACACTGCCATGCACGAAGGGGCGCAATGCCGTAAGCTGGAAATAAGCAAAGCACAATACAAACGACTGGTAGACTATATTAACAACACACTTGTTATGAAAGAAGGACAACCGGTAGTGATTAAAACCAGCGCCAACTATGGCAAGCACGATGCTTTTTATGAAGCAAAAGGCAGTTATCATTTATTTCATACCTGTAACACCTGGGCCAATAACGGTTTAAAAAGCTGTGGGCAAAAAGCCTGTAAATGGACCATCTTTGATACAGGGATCTTTTATCAGTATCCAAACAAATAA
- a CDS encoding PepSY-associated TM helix domain-containing protein, with protein sequence MFRRINDWLHLWLGLASGIVVVIVSITGCIYVFEREIRTVTEPFQYVKAENKPLLPPSVLKQKAELFAFGGKTDTLERKINGVTYNAPGYAVMSNYSTKAKGYCIIYQNPYTGEVLKEKRLETDFFRTVLMGHYYLWLPHEVGHVVVGWAIFIFLLLLITGLIMWWPKNLKKANVDKSFKIKWGASFKRVNYDLHNVMGFYVLLVAFAIAVTGLVWSFEWFSKSYYWTLSGGKTLNVGRNNKPKLDSASLTKVLFTHPEDVLWQRMMAQYPNNQGSLQVQFAAKKGSTLNIGYNPQAKTYYKREFRSFHPATLEEIKGKGIYAMPYAKATVADKIYRMNYDIHVGAIAGLTGKIIAFFASLTCATLPVTGFIIWWGKKKKKKKPAGRKKEAVHQEKALEMV encoded by the coding sequence TTGTTCAGGCGCATCAATGACTGGCTGCACTTGTGGCTGGGGCTGGCGAGTGGTATTGTGGTGGTAATAGTAAGTATTACTGGTTGTATTTATGTGTTTGAGCGTGAAATACGCACAGTTACCGAGCCTTTTCAATATGTAAAAGCCGAAAACAAGCCTTTACTGCCGCCTTCTGTTTTAAAGCAGAAAGCGGAGCTGTTTGCCTTTGGTGGTAAAACCGATACGCTGGAAAGAAAAATTAACGGCGTTACCTATAACGCGCCTGGTTATGCTGTCATGAGCAACTACTCTACCAAGGCCAAAGGATACTGCATCATTTATCAAAACCCCTACACGGGCGAGGTATTAAAAGAAAAACGCCTGGAAACGGACTTTTTCAGAACGGTGCTGATGGGGCATTACTACCTGTGGTTGCCACACGAAGTGGGTCATGTGGTGGTAGGCTGGGCTATTTTCATTTTTCTGTTGCTGCTGATTACCGGTTTAATTATGTGGTGGCCTAAAAACCTGAAAAAGGCGAATGTTGATAAGAGTTTTAAAATAAAATGGGGTGCCAGTTTTAAACGGGTAAACTACGATTTGCATAATGTGATGGGCTTTTATGTGTTGCTGGTGGCTTTTGCCATTGCCGTTACGGGCCTGGTGTGGAGCTTTGAGTGGTTCAGTAAATCGTATTACTGGACTCTTTCGGGAGGTAAAACCCTGAATGTAGGCCGTAACAATAAGCCTAAACTGGACAGCGCTTCGCTCACAAAAGTGCTGTTTACACATCCGGAAGATGTGTTGTGGCAGCGCATGATGGCACAATATCCTAACAACCAGGGTTCGTTGCAGGTGCAGTTTGCTGCTAAAAAGGGCAGCACCCTCAATATTGGCTATAACCCTCAGGCTAAAACCTATTATAAAAGAGAATTCCGGTCTTTTCATCCTGCCACCCTGGAAGAGATCAAAGGCAAAGGCATTTATGCCATGCCTTATGCAAAAGCCACTGTAGCGGATAAGATATACCGTATGAACTACGATATTCACGTGGGAGCCATTGCGGGCCTTACGGGAAAAATCATTGCTTTTTTTGCCAGCCTTACCTGTGCCACTTTACCTGTTACCGGTTTTATTATCTGGTGGGGTAAAAAGAAAAAGAAGAAAAAGCCGGCTGGTCGAAAAAAAGAAGCTGTTCATCAGGAAAAAGCTTTAGAAATGGTGTAA